From Chelatococcus sp. YT9, a single genomic window includes:
- the phnN gene encoding phosphonate metabolism protein/1,5-bisphosphokinase (PRPP-forming) PhnN, with amino-acid sequence MSQAHIAPRERIGPGRLVLVVGPSGAGKDSVLRGARARLAHDARFVFPRRSVTRPPSADEDNLSLNEDAFVALIDADAFALHWRAHGHRYGVPRAIDTAIAHGSTVICNVSRTVLDAARLRYQHVTVVGITASRDILAARIFGRARESEDEATKRLDRAAALRDVHVDVEIDNGGALDDAVAAFITAVARPN; translated from the coding sequence ATGTCGCAAGCGCACATCGCACCGCGGGAGCGTATCGGCCCTGGCCGCCTCGTGCTCGTGGTCGGCCCGAGCGGCGCCGGCAAGGACAGTGTTCTGCGAGGAGCCCGCGCCCGTCTTGCCCATGATGCCCGCTTCGTCTTTCCGCGCCGCAGCGTGACACGCCCCCCTTCCGCCGATGAGGACAACCTCAGCCTCAACGAGGATGCCTTCGTTGCTCTTATCGATGCGGATGCCTTCGCGCTGCACTGGCGCGCGCATGGCCATCGCTACGGCGTTCCTCGGGCGATCGACACCGCCATCGCCCATGGCTCCACGGTCATCTGCAATGTTTCGCGCACGGTGCTGGATGCTGCGCGGCTGCGTTACCAGCACGTGACTGTGGTGGGGATTACCGCCTCGCGTGATATTCTCGCAGCGCGCATCTTCGGCCGTGCCCGGGAAAGCGAGGACGAGGCGACGAAGCGGCTGGATCGCGCCGCCGCGCTGCGCGACGTCCACGTTGACGTGGAGATCGACAATGGCGGCGCGCTCGATGACGCGGTGGCGGCCTTCATAACCGCGGTGGCACGGCCGAACTGA
- a CDS encoding aldo/keto reductase, which produces MQYGRLGTTGTEISRLCLGCMTFGEPSRGDHSWTLPEDESKPLLRKAVEAGINFFDTANVYSDGTSEEIIGRALKELTRRDEIVVATKVFNRMRPGPNGAGLSRKAIMTEIDHSLRRLGMDYVDLYQIHRWDPNVEAEEIMEALHDVVKAGKARYIGASSMQAWRFAKAQHIAERNGWTRFVTMQNHLNLLYREEEREMLPLCQDQGVGLIPWSPMARGRLTRDWNEETERTRTDRVMHRLYDATQDADRRVIERVAEVATARGVSRAQVALAWVIQKPGVSAPIIGASKLSHYDDAIAALSLNLTPDEIARLEEPYVPHAAMPLA; this is translated from the coding sequence ATGCAATATGGCAGATTGGGTACGACCGGCACGGAGATCTCGCGTCTATGCCTCGGGTGCATGACCTTCGGCGAGCCGAGCCGGGGCGATCACAGCTGGACGCTGCCGGAGGATGAAAGCAAGCCCTTGCTGCGCAAGGCCGTGGAAGCGGGCATCAACTTCTTCGACACGGCGAATGTCTATTCCGACGGCACCTCGGAGGAGATCATCGGCCGTGCGTTGAAGGAACTCACGCGCCGTGACGAGATCGTGGTCGCGACAAAGGTCTTCAACCGCATGCGCCCCGGGCCCAACGGCGCGGGCCTGTCGCGCAAGGCGATTATGACCGAGATCGACCATAGCCTGCGCCGCCTCGGCATGGACTATGTCGATCTCTACCAGATCCACCGCTGGGACCCGAATGTCGAGGCGGAGGAGATCATGGAGGCCCTGCACGACGTGGTGAAAGCGGGCAAGGCGCGCTATATCGGAGCCTCCTCGATGCAGGCGTGGCGTTTCGCCAAGGCGCAGCACATCGCCGAGCGCAACGGCTGGACGCGTTTCGTGACCATGCAGAACCACCTCAACCTGCTCTATCGCGAGGAGGAGCGCGAGATGCTGCCGCTTTGCCAGGACCAGGGCGTCGGGCTTATTCCCTGGAGCCCCATGGCGCGCGGGCGTCTGACGCGTGACTGGAACGAGGAAACGGAGCGTACGCGCACGGACCGTGTCATGCATCGTCTCTACGATGCCACCCAGGACGCGGATCGCAGGGTCATCGAGCGGGTGGCCGAAGTCGCAACCGCCCGGGGAGTTTCGCGCGCTCAGGTGGCGCTTGCCTGGGTCATCCAGAAGCCCGGCGTGTCAGCCCCGATCATCGGGGCGTCGAAGCTCAGCCACTACGATGATGCCATCGCCGCGCTGTCGCTCAACCTCACGCCCGATGAGATAGCACGGCTCGAGGAACCTTACGTGCCCCATGCGGCGATGCCGCTGGCTTAG
- a CDS encoding CYTH and CHAD domain-containing protein, translated as MPSDVDHSEGSASRSPPGEPPREIELKLLAPPGVLERIHDAPIITQHARNKGNVRHLEAVYFDTPDHKLSAHGVSLRVRRSGKRFIQTIKLPSDTHELSRPEWETPVSGMEPELGLFPLAEIGDPIESLSASEIGPVFTTRVRRWTRMVALPNAMVELAFDEGTIVAGDKQAPLSEIELELKGGDIGALYDFGLALLDLAPLQLGTESKAERGYALARDAAPAATRAAPSELRQGDSVDASIAKLLMGCHAHMARNMAAAAHGRTQEGVHQMRVALRRMRTALSLFHREIPAPCLTNLSADAKVIARSLGDARNWDVFCTSTVQTLADLSLPGFDPGALRSAAEPIRQQRYTDVRAMLAAQQTNRFSLSLGRIVARRAWRNDIDSETLTILTEPVAALAERALSRLHRKALKQGSSFHELEPEARHSLRLTLKKLRYATEFFLPLFANGHQAKAYLKRLAKLQDALGVDNDVTTTEQLLDAIIVRSQEPAVHRSIGLMTGWLARDRTEAMKSLSSRWKAFKRAEPFWKA; from the coding sequence ATGCCCAGCGATGTGGACCACTCGGAAGGCAGCGCCTCGAGATCTCCGCCGGGCGAGCCGCCGCGCGAGATTGAGCTGAAGCTTTTGGCTCCTCCTGGCGTGCTCGAGCGAATCCATGACGCGCCGATCATCACGCAACACGCCCGAAACAAGGGCAACGTCCGGCATCTGGAAGCCGTTTATTTCGACACACCGGACCATAAACTCTCCGCGCATGGCGTTTCTCTCCGGGTGCGGCGCAGCGGCAAGCGGTTTATCCAGACCATCAAACTGCCATCCGACACCCACGAGCTGAGCCGTCCGGAATGGGAAACGCCGGTGTCCGGCATGGAGCCGGAACTCGGCTTGTTCCCCCTCGCCGAGATCGGCGACCCTATTGAAAGTCTCAGCGCCAGCGAGATTGGGCCCGTGTTCACCACGCGTGTACGCCGGTGGACGCGCATGGTCGCGCTCCCCAACGCAATGGTCGAGTTGGCTTTCGATGAAGGCACCATCGTGGCCGGAGACAAACAAGCTCCGCTCAGCGAGATCGAGCTGGAGCTGAAAGGCGGCGATATCGGCGCTCTCTATGACTTCGGGCTCGCGCTGCTCGATCTCGCGCCACTGCAATTGGGCACGGAGAGCAAGGCCGAACGGGGCTATGCCCTTGCGCGCGACGCCGCTCCGGCGGCCACACGCGCTGCACCGTCTGAACTCCGCCAGGGCGATAGCGTCGATGCATCCATCGCCAAGCTGCTGATGGGATGCCATGCGCATATGGCTCGCAATATGGCGGCGGCAGCGCATGGGCGGACGCAGGAAGGCGTCCATCAGATGCGTGTCGCCCTGCGGCGCATGCGCACCGCGTTATCCCTGTTTCACCGCGAGATTCCAGCTCCGTGCCTGACGAATCTCTCAGCGGACGCGAAGGTCATTGCGCGGTCCCTCGGCGACGCGCGCAATTGGGACGTATTCTGCACTTCGACCGTGCAGACCCTCGCGGATCTGAGCCTGCCCGGTTTCGATCCCGGGGCGCTGCGCTCAGCGGCCGAACCCATTCGCCAGCAGAGGTACACGGACGTGCGTGCCATGCTGGCCGCACAGCAGACGAACCGCTTTTCATTGTCGCTCGGAAGGATCGTGGCGCGGCGGGCCTGGCGCAATGACATCGATAGCGAGACCCTGACCATCCTCACCGAGCCGGTCGCTGCGCTCGCGGAGCGCGCCCTGTCGCGTCTGCATCGGAAGGCACTGAAGCAGGGCTCCAGCTTTCACGAGCTGGAGCCGGAAGCCCGGCACAGCCTGCGCCTGACATTAAAGAAGCTGCGCTACGCCACGGAGTTCTTCCTGCCGCTCTTCGCGAATGGCCATCAGGCCAAGGCCTATCTCAAACGTCTTGCCAAACTGCAGGACGCGTTGGGCGTCGACAACGATGTCACGACGACGGAACAGCTTCTTGACGCCATCATCGTGCGATCACAAGAACCGGCTGTTCATCGAAGCATCGGGCTCATGACCGGCTGGTTGGCGCGCGACCGGACCGAGGCGATGAAATCCCTCAGTAGCCGGTGGAAGGCTTTCAAACGAGCCGAGCCGTTCTGGAAAGCCTGA
- a CDS encoding putative sulfate exporter family transporter, producing the protein MSALASDRRQLPAFTVLPGVVLCAAIGSIAWLIEAVEYRISGHPYIEALVLAILIGAGIRAVWSPSKVFTPGIQFSAKTLLEVAVMMLGASLSATSIIAAGGPLLIGIAGVVVCSLFVSYALSRLCGLPHTMAVLVASGNSICGNSAIAAVASVMRADGNDVAAAVAFTALLGVVMVLLLPLSVPLLEMTELQYGAMAGLTVYAVPQVLAATMPVGLVSAQIGTLVKLIRVLMLGPVVFAAALASRDTSQGAVRLSFFKLVPWFVIGFATLSVARSLGVIPDAVIPVIRQTATVFTVLAMAALGLGVNFASLRKTGLRATVAVLASMAALLAMSYVLVTHIPINL; encoded by the coding sequence GTGTCTGCGCTCGCTTCGGATCGGCGCCAGCTGCCCGCCTTCACCGTCTTGCCCGGGGTCGTGCTATGCGCGGCCATCGGAAGCATTGCGTGGCTTATCGAGGCGGTCGAATACCGCATCAGCGGGCACCCTTATATCGAGGCCCTCGTTCTAGCGATCTTGATCGGCGCCGGCATTCGCGCCGTCTGGTCTCCGAGCAAAGTCTTCACCCCGGGTATCCAGTTCAGCGCCAAGACCTTGCTTGAAGTGGCGGTCATGATGCTCGGCGCGTCATTGAGCGCGACCTCGATCATCGCGGCGGGCGGGCCGCTGCTCATCGGCATCGCTGGTGTCGTGGTTTGCTCGCTGTTCGTCAGCTATGCGCTCAGCCGCCTGTGCGGCTTGCCGCATACCATGGCGGTGCTGGTTGCCTCCGGCAATTCCATCTGCGGCAACTCGGCGATTGCGGCCGTCGCATCGGTCATGCGGGCAGACGGCAATGATGTGGCAGCGGCGGTCGCCTTCACGGCCCTGCTCGGCGTCGTCATGGTGCTGTTGCTGCCGCTCAGCGTGCCGCTTCTTGAGATGACGGAACTCCAGTATGGCGCTATGGCGGGTCTGACGGTCTACGCGGTGCCGCAGGTGCTTGCGGCAACGATGCCGGTCGGCCTCGTCAGCGCGCAGATCGGCACACTGGTCAAGCTGATCCGGGTGTTGATGCTCGGCCCAGTCGTGTTCGCCGCCGCGCTCGCCTCGCGGGATACCAGTCAAGGTGCGGTACGCCTGTCCTTCTTCAAGCTTGTGCCTTGGTTCGTGATCGGTTTTGCCACGCTCAGCGTTGCGCGCTCACTCGGGGTAATCCCCGATGCCGTCATTCCGGTGATCCGCCAGACCGCCACGGTTTTCACGGTATTAGCGATGGCAGCTCTAGGACTTGGTGTGAATTTCGCCAGCCTGCGCAAGACCGGCCTTCGCGCCACGGTCGCGGTGCTCGCCTCCATGGCTGCACTGCTCGCCATGAGCTACGTGCTCGTGACCCATATTCCCATCAATCTGTGA
- a CDS encoding LysR family transcriptional regulator has translation MALNLHLLRLFTTVAQCESFSRAGDALAISQSAVSKGVREFERQVGVALLDRTRGSVVLTDAGQALLHHATLLFTIERGAEAELQAFRGIERGGLHIGASTTIATYILPPILGLFHEAHPTIQLRLTSANTRDIANLLTSRSVDLAFVEGPVDLPGLTLTPWRVDELVIVSAPSHPLAMARKATARDLARHRHIVREHGSGTRDVVDSALRDLGVIPTETMEVDSTAAIMQAVAAGLGIAVISRTAAADMLALGKLQIIKLPGVTIGRSLNRLTVAGRPLSSAALMFDRFAARSEADHAKQQIDYVI, from the coding sequence ATGGCCCTAAATCTGCATCTCCTGCGCCTGTTCACCACAGTCGCTCAATGCGAGAGCTTCTCGCGGGCCGGCGATGCGCTCGCTATCAGCCAGTCCGCCGTCTCGAAGGGGGTCCGCGAGTTCGAGCGACAGGTTGGAGTTGCCCTGCTCGACCGCACGCGCGGCAGCGTCGTCCTGACGGATGCCGGCCAGGCTCTGCTTCATCACGCGACACTTCTTTTCACGATCGAGAGGGGGGCGGAGGCGGAGCTGCAGGCCTTTCGCGGCATTGAGCGCGGCGGCCTCCATATCGGCGCCAGCACGACGATAGCGACTTATATATTGCCTCCGATCCTCGGCCTTTTCCACGAGGCGCACCCGACGATCCAGTTGCGGTTGACGAGCGCGAACACGCGCGACATCGCGAATCTGCTCACCTCCCGTTCGGTCGATCTCGCCTTTGTGGAGGGGCCTGTCGATCTTCCTGGCCTGACGCTGACACCCTGGCGCGTCGACGAGTTGGTGATCGTCTCGGCGCCCTCGCATCCACTCGCCATGGCGCGGAAGGCGACTGCCCGGGATCTGGCCCGACATCGTCACATCGTCCGCGAACACGGTTCCGGCACCCGCGACGTCGTCGACAGCGCGCTTCGCGATCTCGGCGTCATACCCACTGAGACGATGGAGGTCGACAGCACCGCGGCCATCATGCAAGCGGTCGCTGCCGGGCTCGGCATCGCCGTGATTTCGCGCACAGCCGCCGCTGACATGCTCGCGCTGGGCAAACTGCAGATCATCAAGCTGCCTGGTGTAACCATCGGCCGTTCTTTGAACCGCCTCACGGTCGCCGGACGGCCGTTGTCATCGGCTGCGCTGATGTTCGATCGCTTCGCGGCCAGATCCGAGGCAGATCACGCCAAACAACAGATTGATTATGTTATTTAA
- the nikR gene encoding nickel-responsive transcriptional regulator NikR, with product MQRITVTIDDDLLAGIDAYCERKGYQSRSEALRDVIRAEFSRKETMEEALPPSRAQGHGVLSYVYEHHTRALASRLTSNHHDHSDLSVATMHVHVDHDLCLEVSILKGTVHAMQHFADSVSSQRGVRHGHLHVMPAGSDDTHDQGRSHSHPPGAHSHHHHDD from the coding sequence ATGCAACGGATCACCGTGACGATTGACGACGACCTCCTGGCCGGCATCGACGCCTACTGTGAACGCAAGGGATACCAGAGCCGCTCCGAGGCCTTGCGGGATGTCATTCGCGCCGAGTTCTCGCGCAAGGAGACGATGGAAGAAGCCTTGCCGCCCAGCAGGGCACAGGGCCACGGTGTTCTTTCCTACGTTTATGAGCATCACACCCGTGCGCTGGCGAGCCGGCTGACCTCGAACCACCACGACCACTCGGATCTGTCAGTCGCGACGATGCACGTCCATGTGGACCATGATCTTTGCCTCGAGGTGTCAATTCTCAAAGGCACTGTCCACGCCATGCAGCATTTCGCCGACAGCGTTTCAAGCCAGCGCGGCGTCCGCCACGGCCATCTGCATGTGATGCCAGCCGGCTCTGATGACACGCATGACCAGGGGCGCTCTCATTCCCATCCACCCGGCGCCCATAGTCACCATCATCACGACGATTGA
- the nikA gene encoding nickel ABC transporter substrate-binding protein, which yields MRKLFRWIGGASFALAAACIAPAQTASAQTLNFSWPQNVGPLNPHLYSPNQMFAQAMVYEPLVRYQADGKVVPWLAQSWDVSEDGRTYTFKLRPGVKFSNGEPFNAEAAVANFDAILANRERHAWLELANQIVKAEAIDEATLRLTLKDAYYPVLQELALPRPFRFIAPSQFGEKGSTMDGIKAPIGTGPWTLDAISLGEHDIFKRNANYWGEKPAFERVVIKVIPDPNTRAVALETGEIDLIYGADGPISPDTFARFKQGKTYNARLSEPLETRPLAINTRLAPTNELAVRQAINHAVDKNTMIRTVLYGTQKRADTLFAPNVPYADIGLKPYAYDPAQAEMLLENAGWVRPKGNPIRVKDGKPLAIELNFVGPDAVAKSMAEVIQADLRKVGIDAVLVGEEESSIYARQRDGRFGMIFNRTWGAPYDPHAFLSSMRLPSHADYQAQLGLPNKAEIDADISEALISTDEEKRRALYAKILTSLHEQAVYLPLTYVTAIAVAKPTLAEVPFGAMSSEIPFDKIKPASH from the coding sequence ATGCGCAAGTTGTTCCGATGGATCGGCGGGGCAAGTTTCGCACTGGCAGCCGCCTGCATAGCGCCGGCGCAGACGGCGAGTGCCCAGACGCTCAACTTTTCCTGGCCGCAGAATGTCGGCCCCCTTAATCCCCATCTCTATTCGCCGAACCAGATGTTCGCGCAAGCGATGGTCTATGAGCCGCTGGTCCGCTACCAGGCGGACGGCAAAGTCGTGCCGTGGCTCGCGCAGTCCTGGGACGTCTCCGAAGACGGCAGAACCTACACTTTCAAGCTGCGGCCCGGCGTGAAATTCTCGAACGGCGAGCCTTTCAACGCCGAGGCTGCCGTCGCCAATTTCGATGCGATCCTCGCCAATCGCGAACGCCATGCCTGGCTCGAGCTGGCCAACCAGATCGTGAAGGCCGAGGCGATCGACGAGGCGACGCTGCGGCTGACCCTGAAGGATGCCTATTACCCGGTATTGCAGGAACTCGCCCTCCCCCGGCCATTCCGCTTCATCGCTCCCTCGCAGTTCGGCGAGAAGGGCAGCACGATGGACGGCATCAAGGCGCCGATCGGGACCGGTCCCTGGACGCTCGATGCGATCAGCCTGGGCGAACATGACATCTTCAAGCGCAATGCCAACTACTGGGGTGAGAAGCCCGCGTTCGAGCGGGTCGTCATCAAGGTCATTCCCGATCCCAACACCCGCGCCGTCGCTTTGGAAACCGGAGAGATCGACCTGATCTATGGGGCCGACGGCCCCATCTCGCCGGATACCTTTGCGCGCTTCAAGCAGGGCAAAACCTACAACGCGCGCCTCTCCGAACCGCTGGAGACACGGCCGCTGGCCATCAACACCAGGCTGGCGCCGACCAATGAACTCGCCGTGCGGCAGGCGATCAACCATGCCGTCGACAAGAACACCATGATCAGGACGGTGCTCTACGGCACCCAGAAGCGCGCCGACACCCTGTTCGCGCCCAACGTGCCCTATGCCGACATCGGTCTGAAACCCTATGCGTACGATCCCGCTCAGGCCGAGATGCTTCTCGAGAACGCCGGTTGGGTACGGCCGAAAGGGAATCCGATCCGCGTCAAGGACGGCAAGCCGCTCGCGATCGAGCTGAACTTTGTCGGTCCCGACGCCGTGGCGAAATCAATGGCGGAAGTGATTCAAGCGGATTTGCGGAAGGTCGGCATCGACGCCGTCCTCGTGGGCGAGGAGGAGAGCAGCATCTATGCCCGTCAGCGCGACGGGCGCTTCGGCATGATCTTCAATCGGACATGGGGGGCGCCCTATGACCCGCATGCCTTCCTCAGTTCGATGCGGCTGCCTTCGCACGCGGACTATCAGGCGCAGCTCGGTCTACCGAACAAGGCCGAGATCGACGCTGACATCAGCGAGGCCCTCATCTCCACGGACGAGGAGAAGCGCCGAGCGCTCTACGCGAAAATTCTCACCAGCCTCCACGAGCAAGCCGTCTATCTGCCGCTGACCTATGTGACAGCGATAGCCGTCGCCAAGCCAACCCTGGCCGAGGTTCCCTTCGGAGCGATGTCGAGCGAAATCCCGTTCGACAAGATCAAGCCTGCAAGCCACTGA
- the nikB gene encoding nickel ABC transporter permease subunit NikB, whose product MASFIARRILLLVPMLLGASLVIFLMLRLGPSDPALDYLRLSRIPPTDQALVEARAILGLDKPLLTQYLLWLWDALRLDFGTSYALQRPVLPEVLHFLPATLQLAGIALAFTLLVSVPLGMWAARHRDRWPDQVVRGIAFLGVSMPNFWLGFLLVLLFSLQLGWLPPMGRGTPAHLIMPVIAICFMSLAINARLLRASMLEVAGQRHVYYARLRGLSEGKVERSHVLRNAILPIITATGMHAGELIGGTLVIESVFGWPGLGRYAVSAIFNRDYPVIQCFTLMMVLIFVLCNLLVDIFYAWADPRIRLNAGSAE is encoded by the coding sequence ATGGCCTCCTTCATCGCCCGGCGTATCCTGCTCCTCGTTCCGATGCTGCTCGGAGCCTCCCTCGTCATCTTTCTGATGCTGCGCCTGGGGCCAAGCGACCCTGCGCTCGATTATCTCCGGCTGTCGCGTATTCCGCCCACCGACCAGGCACTTGTCGAAGCACGCGCCATACTCGGCTTGGACAAGCCGCTGCTGACCCAGTATCTCCTCTGGCTGTGGGATGCGCTGCGGCTCGATTTCGGCACGTCCTATGCCTTGCAGCGACCCGTCTTGCCGGAGGTGCTGCATTTCCTGCCTGCAACGCTTCAACTCGCCGGCATCGCGCTCGCCTTCACCCTCCTCGTTTCCGTGCCGCTCGGCATGTGGGCCGCCCGGCATCGCGACAGGTGGCCCGATCAGGTAGTGCGCGGCATCGCCTTCCTTGGTGTCTCAATGCCCAACTTCTGGCTTGGCTTCCTGCTGGTGCTGCTCTTCTCCCTGCAGCTCGGCTGGCTGCCACCGATGGGCCGCGGCACTCCCGCGCATCTCATCATGCCGGTCATCGCCATTTGCTTCATGTCGCTGGCCATCAACGCGCGGCTCCTACGTGCCAGCATGCTTGAAGTCGCAGGCCAGCGGCATGTGTACTATGCGCGCCTCCGGGGCCTGAGCGAGGGCAAGGTCGAGCGCAGCCATGTGCTGCGCAACGCCATCCTGCCGATCATCACCGCGACTGGCATGCATGCAGGTGAACTCATCGGCGGCACGCTGGTGATCGAAAGCGTCTTCGGCTGGCCGGGTCTCGGCCGCTATGCGGTCTCGGCCATTTTCAACCGGGACTATCCCGTCATCCAGTGCTTCACACTCATGATGGTGCTGATCTTCGTGCTGTGTAACCTCCTCGTCGACATCTTCTACGCCTGGGCTGACCCGCGCATCCGCCTCAATGCCGGGAGCGCCGAATGA
- the nikC gene encoding nickel ABC transporter permease subunit NikC, which yields MRWSSRIACCLVAVLLLTAIAAPLIAPYDPNAVDLPGRLQGPSLAHWMGTDHLGRDMLSRLIHGSRVSLGAVAIALTGIIALGILIGGTSAVLGGRADQLIMRCCDVFLTFPTIVLALFMVGMLGTGLVNVIIAIVLSHWAWYARIVRGLVLSFKRRDFILAARVAGASRTRIFIEHLMPPTIAQLVVLATLDIGHIMLHVSGLSFLGLGVMAPTAEWGVMINDARQFVWTEPMLLFWPGLALFVAVAAFNLAGDAIRDKLDPHLAAEHQH from the coding sequence ATGCGGTGGAGTTCTCGCATCGCATGCTGCCTCGTCGCGGTCCTTCTTCTGACTGCCATCGCCGCGCCCCTGATTGCGCCCTACGATCCGAATGCCGTCGACCTGCCAGGTCGCCTTCAGGGGCCGAGCCTCGCTCATTGGATGGGCACCGATCATCTCGGGCGCGACATGCTCTCCCGCCTGATCCACGGTTCCCGTGTGTCGCTCGGTGCGGTCGCCATCGCGCTCACAGGGATCATCGCGCTCGGCATCCTCATCGGCGGTACCTCGGCCGTGCTTGGCGGCCGTGCCGACCAGCTCATCATGCGCTGCTGCGACGTGTTCCTGACGTTCCCCACCATCGTGCTCGCCCTCTTCATGGTGGGTATGCTCGGCACCGGCCTCGTCAACGTCATCATCGCGATCGTGCTGTCGCACTGGGCGTGGTACGCGCGCATCGTGCGCGGGCTTGTTCTCTCCTTCAAACGCCGCGATTTCATCCTGGCGGCACGTGTCGCCGGCGCCAGCCGCACGCGCATCTTCATCGAGCATCTCATGCCGCCGACCATCGCTCAGCTCGTGGTGCTGGCGACGCTCGACATTGGCCATATCATGCTGCACGTCTCCGGCCTGTCGTTTCTCGGTCTCGGCGTGATGGCGCCGACAGCGGAATGGGGCGTCATGATCAACGACGCACGGCAGTTCGTCTGGACGGAACCGATGCTGCTGTTCTGGCCGGGTCTCGCGCTGTTCGTCGCAGTGGCCGCGTTCAATCTCGCGGGTGATGCCATTCGCGACAAGCTCGATCCGCATCTCGCAGCGGAGCATCAGCACTGA
- a CDS encoding ATP-binding cassette domain-containing protein has product MPTLTIEDLTITTHRHGRHIPLVDGLTLTLETGHILALVGPSGSGKSLTASGAQGVLPAGVARRSGRILLDGEEKPAATLRGRTIATIMQNPRSAFNPVKTMRAHAVETLAAVGHRDAGSEDAIRDTMAEVGLDDPARILALHPFEMSGGMLQRMMIALALLSRAPFLFADEPTTDIDLVVQARLLDLIERVARERNLGVLLITHDMGVVARLADGMAVMSAGRIVERGSVRSIFDAPAHPITQSLIAAHLALYVEEEVA; this is encoded by the coding sequence ATGCCCACGCTCACGATCGAAGACCTCACCATCACGACACATCGGCATGGCCGGCACATCCCGCTCGTCGACGGGCTCACGCTCACCCTGGAGACAGGGCATATCCTCGCCCTCGTGGGGCCGAGCGGTTCGGGCAAATCCCTCACGGCAAGCGGCGCGCAGGGCGTTCTGCCAGCCGGGGTGGCCCGCAGGTCCGGTCGTATCCTGCTGGATGGAGAGGAAAAGCCGGCCGCGACACTCCGCGGACGCACCATCGCCACCATCATGCAGAACCCGCGCAGCGCCTTCAATCCGGTGAAGACCATGCGCGCCCACGCGGTGGAAACGCTGGCCGCCGTTGGCCATCGGGACGCCGGCTCCGAAGACGCCATCCGTGACACCATGGCGGAGGTTGGGCTGGACGATCCCGCGCGAATCCTCGCGCTCCATCCGTTCGAGATGAGCGGCGGCATGCTCCAGCGCATGATGATCGCGCTCGCGCTCTTGTCGCGCGCGCCTTTTCTCTTTGCCGACGAGCCGACGACGGACATCGACCTCGTCGTGCAGGCGCGCCTGCTCGATCTCATCGAGCGCGTCGCCCGGGAGCGCAATCTCGGCGTCCTCCTCATCACCCACGACATGGGCGTTGTAGCACGCCTCGCCGATGGCATGGCTGTCATGAGTGCCGGCCGGATCGTGGAACGCGGTTCGGTGCGCTCGATCTTCGACGCGCCGGCGCACCCGATCACCCAGAGCCTCATCGCCGCGCATCTCGCGCTCTATGTCGAGGAGGAGGTGGCGTGA
- the nikE gene encoding nickel import ATP-binding protein NikE, whose protein sequence is MTALIEARGVGRSYRTFSLVGRAAPKTVLDSIDLAIQPGETLGLLGRSGCGKSTLGRLILGLEKPDRGDIRFKGTSLSALGGASLAAFRRAVQVVFQDSLEAVNPRHSVERIIAEPLRHLTDLDERQRAARIRELLVEVGLTPDDAAKLPAQMSGGQLQRVCIARALAPQPELIVLDEAVSNLDLVLQIQTIDLFKQIQATRSTAFLFVTHDLRLVHRFCKRVVVMDGGRIVEDVPVTRPLHFKHPAARALQGAVLPARPAQRHEQPTP, encoded by the coding sequence GTGACCGCTTTGATCGAAGCGCGCGGCGTCGGCCGTAGCTATCGCACCTTTTCACTGGTCGGCCGCGCCGCGCCGAAGACGGTGCTCGATAGCATCGACCTGGCGATCCAGCCGGGCGAGACGCTCGGCTTGCTCGGCCGGAGCGGTTGCGGCAAGAGCACCCTGGGCCGGCTCATCCTCGGCTTGGAGAAGCCGGACCGTGGCGATATCCGCTTCAAGGGCACATCGCTCAGCGCGCTCGGCGGCGCGAGCCTCGCCGCCTTCCGCCGCGCTGTGCAGGTGGTGTTCCAGGACTCATTGGAGGCTGTGAACCCGCGACACAGCGTGGAACGCATCATTGCCGAGCCCCTGCGCCACCTCACCGACCTCGACGAGCGCCAGCGGGCCGCGCGCATTCGCGAGCTCCTGGTGGAGGTTGGGCTCACACCCGATGATGCAGCGAAACTGCCCGCGCAGATGAGTGGCGGACAATTGCAGCGTGTCTGCATTGCCCGTGCCCTCGCACCGCAGCCCGAGCTCATCGTTTTGGACGAAGCGGTCTCGAACCTCGACCTCGTGCTGCAGATCCAGACCATCGACCTGTTCAAGCAGATCCAGGCGACGCGCAGCACCGCCTTTCTCTTCGTCACCCACGACCTCAGGCTAGTCCACCGTTTCTGCAAGCGCGTGGTCGTCATGGATGGAGGCCGCATCGTCGAGGATGTACCGGTGACACGCCCGCTTCACTTCAAGCACCCGGCCGCACGCGCCCTGCAAGGCGCAGTGCTGCCCGCGAGACCGGCCCAACGTCACGAACAGCCGACGCCCTGA